A region from the Lycium barbarum isolate Lr01 chromosome 8, ASM1917538v2, whole genome shotgun sequence genome encodes:
- the LOC132606021 gene encoding probable aspartic proteinase GIP1, protein MVLQTEMFKVVTQKFVVEAKVMNLTVTTLVKPFDVCFLAKVIATTRVGPAVPTIDLVLHKQDVFWRIFGPNSMVRVKAQNVDVWCLGFVDGGLEPIVIGGHQIEDNLVQFDLARKRVGLSSSLLFRSTNCANFDFTSSKS, encoded by the exons ATGGTGTTGCAGACGGAGATGTTCAAGGTGGTGACACAGAAGTTTGTGGTGGAAGCGAAG GTGATGAATTTGACGGTCACAACTCTAGTGAAGCCGTTCGACGTGTGTTTTCTGGCTAAGGTGATTGCGACCACGCGCGTTGGACCGGCGGTTCCCACTATTGATTTGGTTTTGCATAAACAGGATGTGTTTTGGAGGATATTCGGGCCGAATTCGATGGTTCGGGTTAAGGCCCAAAATGTGGATGTTTGGTGTTTGGGCTTTGTGGATGGTGGGCTTGAGCCTATTGTGATTGGTGGGCATCAGATAGAGGATAATTTGGTTCAGTTTGATTTGGCTAGAAAGAGAGTTGGGCTTAGTTCTTCACTGTTGTTTCGGAGCACCAATTGTGCAAATTTCGATTTCACTAGTAGCAAGAGCTAG